Proteins found in one Campylobacter canadensis genomic segment:
- a CDS encoding MFS transporter, with product MKKLNKSDVKTLILSSLGGTLEFYDFIIFAIFTPYFTHHFFPSNLDKNVQLLNSYIAFAAGYLARPLGAIIMGHFSDKFGRKRMFLLSIVLMVVPTFIFSIMPTYKDIGYFAILILLIIRFTQGVAIGAELPSAWVFVYEHSPKNYKARFLALLTCGVCAGILLGALAALFLHLNFSDEEIKDYAYRIPFFIGGIFGLISIYLRKFLQETPTFQKMKESKQISSFPLKDVIKNYKVDIALSMMITWVLAACVLVLVILMPNYTKELFYINSITNSFVQISGCIAMIFGLFSTGYFADRFKAASVCKIYAFYLFTFNVLCFYEMYVGKDFVLFWIFYLCACFFAGIVNFASIFMCSLYKENILVSGISFSYNLSYAISGFITPIVVFKLHRLAIENGGLFLLSNGVYMCLISILAFFCAVLFEKIKEIK from the coding sequence ATGAAGAAATTAAATAAAAGCGATGTTAAAACATTAATATTAAGTTCATTAGGCGGAACTTTAGAATTTTATGATTTTATTATTTTTGCAATATTTACTCCTTATTTTACCCATCATTTTTTCCCAAGTAATTTAGATAAAAATGTGCAATTATTAAATTCGTACATTGCATTTGCAGCAGGTTATTTAGCAAGACCGCTTGGAGCAATTATTATGGGGCATTTTAGTGATAAATTTGGTAGAAAAAGAATGTTTTTATTAAGCATTGTTTTAATGGTTGTGCCTACTTTTATTTTTTCAATTATGCCTACTTATAAAGATATTGGATATTTTGCAATTTTAATTTTGCTTATTATAAGATTTACTCAAGGAGTGGCAATTGGAGCAGAGCTTCCTAGTGCTTGGGTTTTTGTGTATGAGCATAGTCCTAAAAATTACAAGGCTAGATTTTTAGCCTTGCTTACTTGCGGGGTTTGTGCTGGAATTTTACTTGGAGCTTTAGCGGCTTTATTTTTACATCTTAATTTTAGCGATGAAGAGATTAAAGATTATGCTTATAGAATTCCTTTTTTCATAGGTGGTATTTTTGGCTTAATTAGTATCTATCTTAGAAAGTTTTTACAAGAAACACCTACCTTTCAAAAAATGAAAGAAAGCAAGCAAATAAGCTCTTTTCCACTAAAAGATGTAATTAAAAATTATAAAGTTGATATTGCTTTGTCTATGATGATTACTTGGGTTTTAGCAGCTTGTGTGCTTGTTTTAGTGATTTTAATGCCAAATTATACTAAAGAACTTTTTTACATAAACTCAATTACAAATTCTTTCGTGCAAATAAGCGGCTGTATTGCTATGATATTTGGTTTATTTAGTACTGGCTATTTTGCAGATAGGTTTAAAGCAGCGTCTGTGTGTAAAATTTATGCTTTTTACTTATTTACATTTAATGTTTTATGCTTTTATGAAATGTATGTTGGTAAGGATTTTGTTTTATTTTGGATTTTTTATTTATGTGCTTGTTTTTTTGCTGGTATTGTTAATTTTGCTTCTATTTTTATGTGTTCGCTTTATAAAGAAAATATTTTAGTCTCTGGTATTAGTTTTTCTTATAATTTATCTTATGCGATATCAGGCTTTATAACCCCTATTGTTGTATTTAAATTGCATAGATTAGCGATTGAAAATGGCGGATTGTTTTTATTATCAAATGGCGTTTATATGTGTTTAATTTCAATTTTAGCCTTTTTTTGTGCTGTATTGTTTGAAAAAATAAAGGAAATAAAATAA